The segment AGCAATTTCGCATCAATGTAAACGCCTTTTTTTAGTGATCGGCCCATTTATTTACCCTCTCCTTTTCACAATGAATTTCGTGGTGCGCTTGTTGCGCCGGGTCTTGTAGCCCTTGGTCGGCTTGCCCCAGGGGGTGACCGGGTTGCGGCCGCCCTTGGTTTTGCCTTCGCCGCCGCCGTGGGGATGGTCGATCGGGTTCATGACCGTGCC is part of the Candidatus Aminicenantes bacterium genome and harbors:
- the rplB gene encoding 50S ribosomal protein L2 (one of the primary rRNA-binding proteins; required for association of the 30S and 50S subunits to form the 70S ribosome, for tRNA binding and peptide bond formation) produces the protein GTVMNPIDHPHGGGEGKTKGGRNPVTPWGKPTKGYKTRRNKRTTKFIVKRRG